The DNA region GTCTTAAGTCTTCTTACCAGACGTTGTGGTCGACCACAGCCTGCAGGATGACGGAGTGCCAGCCTCTCTTGTTGATGTAGTGGTCCGGGTTGTCCCTCGGAGGTGCGATGGGGATGTGAGTCCCGCCTATGGCCCCGGCACACAGCGGGTAGCAGCGCTGCTGGAAGGCTCTCATGGTGTCGTCCAGTCGCTGTCCGCTCGGAAGCGACACGAAGCGGTGATACAGACGGTCCACTATGGCCGAAGTGACCTGACGCACAATTATACACACTGTCGCTATTCCCACACCGAACATGTTGGCGATAGAGCGGTACTCCTCGGCCCGGGCGTACCACCACAGGGTGATGGCCAGTCTGCGGCGCGGCTCGATGGGAACGCGGTAGTTCGTCCTGCGGCGTTTAATAATCGGGCCGATCAGTTCGACCAGGTAGTCGAAGGTCGTCCGGGACACGCGAAACTGCGCTTTCCACTCCTCATCGTCAAACAATTCCGCCGTTGACCAGAAGTTCTGTCCAGGGCTTCGGTTCCGGACCCAGATGGGTCTATTGGTGGAGGTGATGAGACTCAGAATACCGGCGATGGAGGACAGCAGGAAGGCTCTCCTCCTCCGCAGATACTGCCGCCGCCGCCGGTCCCTCTCCATCATCTCCCGCACCCTCCTCCGCCTCAGGAGCGCCGTCTGGAGCTGATACAGCTCGAACATCTGGTTACCAAACGCCGGAGGTACATTCAGGCTTAAAATGGAGCAAAGTAGCGCAGCAGTCAGGGATGGATTATCCTCCGTGTTCGGCTCCATTTTGAACTGGCGGTAAACAaacttcttcttcgtcttcgtattcttcgtcttcttcttctttgagttTTAATGGCGGTTGACAAACCAGCTTATAAGCGCTTTACCGCCACTTACTGGAGTTTAGTGTGAAACAGTATAttggcagaaaaaaatacattctcTCTATTATTCCAGTCACTCTTAAGTAATTAATTAGAAGATTGCTGACTTCCTAGCATATTCCCCAACgtaatattgtgtttttcaccatttagtACTGATATTAGCTCCCTTCTTTCTTCATCATACCTGTTGCATTGTGTTTGATTTAAACCTGTATGTCCTATTCACAAATGGGTAATAACTATCTCTTCCCTTGGGCTCCTGCCCCCTCTGCCACTAACGCAATCATGTTTTTGAATACTGTAAAGATGTCTTCATGTGTCAATTAAGTCTCACTATTCCTGCCAAATTTTGCGcatatcattatttatgataaagtaaacaaactttacaacttcttcttctttgaggTTTAATGGCAGCTTCACAACAGTGACACACAACACTTAAAGCCAACACTGTTGTTACCTGGCTGTCACCAATGAAGGCAGGTCAGGGAGACGTGTGATGGCTCTGACAGTGGAAGTTGAAAAGGGAGGGGCAGGGGCTCATGAAGTCTTGCTGAATTAGAACTAAAATGCAGTTGTCAGGCATTAAAATAGGCTTTTAATTGGTACTTGATGCCATGGGccaaatttaaaaactaaaatacaaaattagaagaggaagtagaaaaaaatcacttgtAAAAGGCCACTTATCTAGTCAGAGGTCAAAAGGGCAGGTGCTCGAGCACCACGTGGGGTCTATCTGTGCATGTGCCTGGGCAGGACATCATCTTTACAGGTACTATATCCGTCACTAGGCTGGGAAAGCAACACACGTGTGATGCCATAGACTCAGGTGGGGCAATCTTCCAACTTGCTGTGAAGTCTAGTCAAAGGTCAGTAACTAAGAATTTTGAGTAATATTACGGATATAAATTTGTCATAAATTAAGCAATGTTGTCAATTGTTATCGGATTGTGTTTACACAGTAAAACCTGGTGAGTTAGTTCAACTCAAACTGTTTGAGGAAACCAATTACTTCGAACCATTTAAGTTTATTAACTCAAACAATTTAAGCATGAAAAATTCTCTCATTTGCATACAAGTAACTAAAGTATTTATTGTTAAGGTAACTTTGGTAAATAAAGGTAATGGTACCAATTCCACTGAGTTCATTGAACCTAAAACAAAGAAGTATTTTAAAGCATTTCTCCAAacttattaaaaatgtgttaatagaatttatctgaatttagtaaGACTAACTTAAACGGATCTTCTTTACACAAAACTTACCACTTAAGTTTCCTTTACTCAGTTATCTTCCACTAAAGTAAATTATTATATTCTAGTTGTGACAACTTTGTACCTACTCAGTTCATTTGAGGTAACCAATTGCCTTAAACCTTTTAAGTTGGATtaacacaatataaacacacGTCTGACACTACTTAAACAATTTATTTAGTTGAGTGCTGAACACTCATAACTGAACACAtaacatttcaatttaaaacatttcaatgttCACAGTTCTTGAAAGAGAGTTTGGTAGTccacttacttttttttctctttaacctattaatgaagtttttttttttagaaaaaaacaccCCTTCAAAGTTGAAACTTAAAAGTTCAGTAGACTTCACCCTCACATTAACAGTATTTGCAGCTTCTGATGTAAGTCAATCAAATtgacataaaataatgattgTGCATAAGACAGTTTTCACTCCTTAACCTGAaattttgttcaatttaatattttgataCCTTGTGTACTGGAGTAACAATGTTCATAATTTTATACCATGAAGCTGATTAATAAAATCTCAGTTTTCCCGACATTTTTATGTTgtgaaaactatgaaaataaagacacataaaaaataaacaaaacaaaatatacttataaatgtataaatgttaaTGTACATGTACAAATGCACAATGTACAAATAAATGCTATTTTCATGTGGTAATGCAGAAAGTGTGAAGACACCACAGAAACAATGCAAACACGCATTGTAGTAAAAACTATTAAATCACTTGACTTGCACAGTACctgtttaaacacacaaaaatcagAACTAAAACAGTTTTTGGAATGCAAGCCAAACAATAATTTTTAGACATTGCTGACTTTCAACAACAAAACCTGCTGACAACTTTACTCAAGCTCATTTCTCGGGGCCTGTAACTTGGGTTTGAGCTGCTTTCTCCCATCATGAGGATTAGAGGAGGACAACATGGATGAACTCAAAGAGGCCACTTAGCTTCTCAGGATAGCTCTCATATGGAGAGCATAGATCAGTCCAACAAAATCACCAGTGAATCTGTTCAAGATCTGTGAGACATTATAACCTGATCCTCAAGGACGACTGACACGTGGTGAGTTTCGAAGGGACTCCTGCTGGCACCTCCTCTTCATTGACCACTGCCACCAGAGCCATTGCTCCCTCCTAGGTTGCCTCCAACTCATCCTAAAAAGGGAATATGTGATTGTTATTCTACAAATCATCAAGTTTATAAAAAGGCTactgatgaaaaagaaaacataatacCATTGCAGATTTTTACATGCAAAGACCCGCTGGGCCATAATtccattattattacattagtATTAGTTCAGCAATGTGGTGtttcatgtttcactgttttaacATCTTATGCCAAGATAAGAGTACaagattatttattaaaattattacccTAAATTTGTACTTCCATATAATGATAAGGGAGTTCTAGTTTGTCCTGTCTTGTTACCAATGTTTAGCTCAGATAACTGAAGTGATACGTTTACAGATTAGGTTTCTCTTTTTTAACTGCCTAAGGACATAATCATCCACTTGATCATACCAAACCCCATTTGATATTTGTGAGGATCTGGACTTATTGTAGAAGCTTTCTTAGTTTAgaagaacacaaacaaaatacataatgaCTATCAAATAAACTACATGGACAGAAACTGAAAGAGAGATGAGTAGGAAGTCTATGATACTCAGTTATTTTATaaacttttaatttgtgttCCAAATTTGGGAGCAGATTATGTCTTAAATTAGTATTTACATGCATGATGAGACCTgttttttaagcacattttaaaaatgtgtgtaacCTGAACCTCACTTAAAGGATAGCCTTGAAATCTTAACCAACCCTAATACAAGACTCACATGCCAGATGtccatgtaaatatttttagtGTGTATAATTGTTGGGCTTTTGAATAGTCTAAAAGTATGAAATTCCAAAATTTTGGTACTGGCCAAAATTATGCTGAAATTAATGTTGCACAGTTATGAATAATGGCCAACAATACTATgcctcacacggggcaccaTTTTGTTGGGccttggctacaagtttggctatcagcaatgattaatgattaatgacaatagcaagatggctgaagtcacctggtgactgagtACAAAGCATGCAGACAATATGGCCGACAAAGAGAACCAAAGAGACTaaaggccagaccatgtagTGTCctgaaccacatgtgctgtcTGAAGCAAAGCGTGCAAAGCTAGGTCTcaaacctcttaactgtgtggttctctgttTAAGGCCAATTGGCGTAGGCTAAAGGTGCCAGATTAGGAAGAGGTTAGTTacatgcaaggcctagttactggatgtaaggtgtgttaagcatgctaacattaacttgGCAGTCTGACAATGCAATAACCTGACCATCACAACAAGGACATCACGACAATAGTTCACTGAATAACAAGCAGAACAGATCATCACCATATTTGGTCAAAATTTAGACTcaagttaaaggggacatatcatgctttttcatattatgtactgttatgttgttgtatatctttgttaaacatggtcaaagttccaaaacttgaagtAAACGTATGTAAAATTTCTCCCTGAAAGTcgcttcaacctgctctgaatgctttgtttgtgaCATCTTTTTTGTACCTTGCTGACGTCCATTCTGAAGGTCTTGGTTACTAAGGTTGTTAAGTTGTTTTAAATCTTGATAAACACACTGTGTAGAACGCTTGAATCTGTAGGATTTCACTCAGCAGTAA from Thunnus albacares chromosome 7, fThuAlb1.1, whole genome shotgun sequence includes:
- the LOC122985343 gene encoding protein ALP1-like yields the protein MEPNTEDNPSLTAALLCSILSLNVPPAFGNQMFELYQLQTALLRRRRVREMMERDRRRRQYLRRRRAFLLSSIAGILSLITSTNRPIWVRNRSPGQNFWSTAELFDDEEWKAQFRVSRTTFDYLVELIGPIIKRRRTNYRVPIEPRRRLAITLWWYARAEEYRSIANMFGVGIATVCIIVRQVTSAIVDRLYHRFVSLPSGQRLDDTMRAFQQRCYPLCAGAIGGTHIPIAPPRDNPDHYINKRGWHSVILQAVVDHNVCFTDVYAGWPGSTCSATVLSSSDLYLKAEDRPDGYLFPREKSILFDGVEIPVHLIGDTSFPLKPWLMKGYSQEHQLSLEQRRFTYTLTSAHSVVDTAFTQLKGRWRCLLKKTDIDISMMPRVVAACCVLHNICEHQDDCFLPEWNAEIAPPANHLIQPDTEPYDGDAYCTAEVIRDTVTYNLLTILDY